ttgatgtttctctgattaaatagatacttatgtacctataaatgatttttggaaaaaataaagagcaaactacgaggcagttgcagttcaaatttgacccgcttccacctgaatcggcataaatttgtctttttcacgagaggtggatcaaaactttttacacccaaccatttagTCAATTGTGCAtgaaatatgtcctagtattttagaaaattgatttggtagaattttgcaacaaatatatggtaggtccttcacaaaaaaactcatttcgggcacccAAAAAATAGAAAACGCCTTTTTTGTGCAATGAAAATGAAAACACCCTAGATCAACATTGTTTGTCATCACAAGATACACACATGTGCACAATATTATTTCATTTTAACAAACTATAAGTGGTTAATATGTTGCATGTTTGCCATAAATAAGAGGATAAAAACTATAAGAGAAACATAGGGTGAATTCTGATTGGTGGAATCCGTTGTGACATGGATCGATGACGTAGAAAACATCCATCCATCCGTCCATCCATACATCAATCCATCCGTCGATCCAACCCAGTgcagcctctctctctctcacgcgcGTGAACCCTAGCCCCCACTCCTCTCCCCGATCCCTCCCCGCTCCCACtcccctccccgatccagatccctccgccgccgtcccgtcctccccttccttccgccgcccacctctcCCCTCACCTCCGCCACCCATCTCTTccctccgcctcctccttcctccagTACCACCTCTCCAACCTCACCTCTTGcttcgccgccccgcgccccgcgCTCACCGAGGCACACCACTCCTCTCGCTCCTCCGCTCCGATCCGATTCGATCTCGGCTTCCTCTCCAAGCCACAGGACGCGAGACCAGCTCTGGCCATGGCGGCGACGATCTAGTCCGTGAAGGCCCGCCAGATCTTCGACAGCCGCGGCCGTCTTCGACGCCCCCGCCGCCTTGACCGCAGCTGCGGCGAAGCCCGCCGTGCAGCTGCGCAAGCCCGTCTTCACCACCATCGACAAGCTGCTGCCGCAGACGCACGGCCACAACCTCACCACGCGCGTCCTCTTCGCCTGCGCTATCCTCGACAAGCCCTCCGCCCACACCCGCGTCGCCGAATGCCTCGTCGGAGACCCCACCGGCGAGGCGGTCTCAGGTAGATTGTGTTTTCGGCTTGGTAATGGTGTTCCCCTTTCTTGCTGAGCTTTTGGTTGAAGGTCAACGcctgccctgccctgccctgcAGAGAAGCGCCCCTGCAGCGCCGGTCGGCTGGCATAGGGCGGATCGACAGATGGGCTGCGCAttctcgtcgtcgtcgccgccgaaGCGTGAGCAGCGTGCCCAGGGGTACGAGGAGCCCGTCGTCCTCGCCACCGAGACCTCCTGTGCGTGAGCACCCCCGTTCCCAGCTCCAGAAGTTTGCCTTTGCCTTTCCTCTGTAAGAATGTAGCTGAATCGACTGAACTTTGCGTGCAGTCACGGTAAACGAGGTGGAGGCGATGTACGAGCTCTACAAGAAGCTCAGCTTCTCCATCTTCAAGGACAGTCTCATCCACAAGGTAATTAAGCTCCTACCATTGCCTTACATCCATCTCATGAGCTCCGTCATTATCTTGTCCGAAGATCCCGCCCCTGAGTTCTGAATTTGTGGCAGGTTGTTTCATTCATGTTAGGAGGAGTTCCGGCTTGCGCTGTTCAGGACCAGCAAAGGGGTGAACATCATCAGGTCAAGCCAAGACTACACATACGATCTGTCCTCCATTATGCTAGCTTGCACGTTCCCATTCCATTTGCATCAGGTCATATATAGTATTGCTAAGTAGCTATTGTTAGGGACAGTGATACATGGACTTCAATTAAGGTTTCAGATTAGTATTATGATGCTGCTTATGTGCTATTTATAGCTACAGTTTGACACTATTAATTAGGCTTGCTGGACATGTCATGGTACAAGCCTTTGTCTTTTTAGCATCAACAAATGTTTATCTACTGTAAAGTACTATTAATTAGGCTCGCTTCCTTCTGTTAGTGCATCTACTGTTAATTACACTTCAAATGTAGTGTAGATTACAATTGTAATTCAACAGTAAGTGTACTGCTAAACTTACTGCATTTTCAACCACAATTTACACTGTAGAAATACTGATGCTTGCATACTCTTTTCCGTAACTGAACACCCAGGCTGTT
This sequence is a window from Aegilops tauschii subsp. strangulata cultivar AL8/78 chromosome 7, Aet v6.0, whole genome shotgun sequence. Protein-coding genes within it:
- the LOC109761320 gene encoding calcineurin B-like protein 4 isoform X3 codes for the protein MGCAFSSSSPPKREQRAQGYEEPVVLATETSFTVNEVEAMYELYKKLSFSIFKDSLIHKEEFRLALFRTSKGVNIIRSSQDYTYDLSSIMLACTFPFHLHQVIYSIAK
- the LOC109761320 gene encoding calcineurin B-like protein 4 isoform X2 yields the protein MGCAFSSSSPPKREQRAQGYEEPVVLATETSFTVNEVEAMYELYKKLSFSIFKDSLIHKVVSFMLGGVPACAVQDQQRGEHHQVKPRLHIRSVLHYASLHVPIPFASGHI
- the LOC109761320 gene encoding calcineurin B-like protein 4 isoform X5: MGCAFSSSSPPKREQRAQGYEEPVVLATETSFTVNEVEAMYELYKKLSFSIFKDSLIHKEEFRLALFRTSKGVNIIRLLMHLVAVSEVCDLYV
- the LOC109761320 gene encoding calcineurin B-like protein 4 isoform X6 gives rise to the protein MGCAFSSSSPPKREQRAQGYEEPVVLATETSFTVNEVEAMYELYKKLSFSIFKDSLIHKEEFRLALFRTSKGVNIIRATT
- the LOC109761320 gene encoding uncharacterized protein isoform X1; its protein translation is MGCAFSSSSPPKREQRAQGYEEPVVLATETSFTVNEVEAMYELYKKLSFSIFKDSLIHKVVSFMLGGVPACAVQDQQRGEHHQAVDAPCCSQRSLRPLCLETLLADLSCDLPREGFCLAIYLCDQHPIHGPLFGAANQSLFAADCFRHFL
- the LOC109761320 gene encoding calcineurin B-like protein 4 isoform X4, translating into MGCAFSSSSPPKREQRAQGYEEPVVLATETSFTVNEVEAMYELYKKLSFSIFKDSLIHKVVSFMLGGVPACAVQDQQRGEHHQGYDLMVAVLFCSA